GGCGTTGCGAatctaggaggagggaggggaggtgttttggTAATGCCCCTCTTGGCTAATTTATCATATCCACTCTCACCCAATTCCAGGTTCCCAAGCCCagctcctccttgccctcctgtTTTTCCTTGGAGAGAGAGatcgggatggggcgggggggggcggggggagcgggggggtgggggtgtcacaCCCTTCAGTACCATGGAGAGTACAACGCCTGACCTAAAAGGTCCTTTCCTCCATCTCACAACCATAAAAAGGGGGCTGGAATTCCAGGGAGCCCCTCCCGCCAACTAAGTACCATAGAGCAGGGACTGGGCTACCGGGGGCCCCTCTGCCACCACGATATCATAGAGAGGACACGGGGCTATCAGGGAGCACCTCTACCATGGTAGTGCCATAGAGAGGGCATAGGGATTCCAGGGAGGCCCTCTACCTCCACAGTGCCATAGAGAGGGCACTAGGGTAACTGGGAATACCTCCCGCCATCTCAGGACCAAGGAGATCAAGGTGTTAACTCGGCCCCGGGATGCAGGAGAGAACGAAAGGGGTCCAGAGTGACTCTTCTTGCCatcttaatatgttgccaacttgtacttcccaagcgcttagtacagtgctctacacacagtaagcgctcaataaatacgattgattgattgattgatcttaatggCATGAAGTAGATGAAGTAGAAATGAGGTGCCCGGGAGGGACTCAGTTGCTGGATAAATATCCTGCCAACCATATTtgggaaacactggggtagttttCTGAgtttcctcccatcccttcaccTTCTCAGTGCTGCGGCCCCGTATGTACTTCCTCCaagaccaccctccctcctctttccgcACGTGCAACTACCTCCCCCGGGGTCCGGCCTTATGCTCCACGAGGTGGCACAGCTCTCTGGAAAGCACTGATGTTTTGcacgattaatcaatcaaaaatatttactgaacgcttcctgtatgaagagcattgtgctgagcagttgggagagttcaatacaacgagttggtaatgatgatgatggcatttattgatgatgacgatgatgatggcatttattaattaatgatgatggtatttgttaagcacatactatgtgcaaagcactgttctaagcgctggggaggttacaaggtgatcaggttgtcccacgggggctcacagttttaatccccattttccagatgagggaactgaggctcagagaagtgaagtgacttgcccaaagtcacacagctgacagttggcggagccgggatttgaacccatgacctctgactccaaagcctgtgctctttccactgagccacgccacaaagtacagttctaagcgctgtggtggttacaaggcgatcaggttgtcccacggggtgtcaagcactgtgctgaggtcTGGatcagatacaaattaatcaagtcagacaccccAGAATTGCCACCCAGCACGTCCTCAGcaccgtaatcatcatcattacagtgtttttattattattgttcttactaGCGAGAACCCCACGTAAATGTGCCACTGCCCCTCCACCTCGCTTcttcagtgatcatgtctactactccagtggttactcaGACACCAAGGGTGGGTCTCGGCCAGAGGTCCTTCTGTCCAGACATCAGTCATTCCTTCCTCCCCTGATCCCCGCatcgccgccccctccccccgactcCCCCGCCCGCCCACCTGCTCCTGGAGAGGAGCTTGTTGGTGTCAGCCTCAGGGGTTGAGGTTCCACCGGGGTTTCTCAGCTCCGAAGCCAATCCCCAGGCAGCAGAAGCGGCCGggctgcctccctcttctcccccccccgccccccgccccattctTTGCTTGCCTCCCCGTCATTCCCacgcccctcccccccgcctcggTCTCCAGACGGCTAGGAGGTGTCTGCCTGCATGAATGAGTCTCTGTGATGAATGGAAATCCagcagcggggaggaggaggaggccgagggggaagggagagggacgaGCGGGGGCTTCGGAGGATCCGAGTTGGCCTGGTTGGCAGGGGCGGTAGGGGCTGAGGGTCCGCGTTGGAGAGCTGTGGCTCCTCcgtgacggtcagggccaggttgaagagaaagggaaggtccTAGCGGAGGGGTCATCGGGGGAAGGGTGGCCTTTAACCGAGGAAGCgggcgcgcgcgtgtgtgtgtgtgtgtatggaggaGGGCCACCCTCCTCACTGAACTCAAGTCTTGCTTTCTCTAGTCCCCGATCCTTGGCCCcgttccctccttccttcaacCGGTGCCAGGGAATGTGAAGAGTTCCCCATGGAGGTGAGTGAGGCGATGCCCTCTCCCCCGCGCCGGCCCAGCGGTCCCCACCGATCGTTGCCCGTCAGTCCGTGCCCGGGCCTCCCGCCCTCGCCTGCCCTAGCCGTCTACGGcgcctcctcccccgtccccgccccccgtCGCTCCTGGGCCCCCCCGGGCGCCACACAGCCCGACGGGGCCGCGGGGGGCTCCGGGGTTGGCCCCCCGTCGCTgccccttcctctgtctccttaGGGCTCCGCTCGCCCCCCGCCGGGCTCCTTCGACGGCGCACTGGACCTGCAGCGCTATTCcaacgggccggggccggggccggggccggggccgggcccggggccgggcggcgggggcccggggccgggcggcgggggccctggggcgggcggcgggggcccggggccgggcggcgggggcccgggggcggggagccGCGAGGGCGGGCGGCGCTTCCCCTGCCCGGTGTGCGGGAAGCGCTTCCGCTTCAACTCGATCCTGGCGCTGCACCTGCGGACGCACCCGGGGTCCGGGACGTCCCGCTGTCCGCACTGCGGGCACCGCGCGGCGCGGCGCTCCCTGCTGCGCCTGCACCTGCGCACGCACCGGCCGGAGCGGCCGCGCAGCCCCGCCGGACGCCTGCTGCTGGAGCTGGAGGAGCGCGCCCTGCGGCGCTTGGGCCGCCCCGCTTACGGCAaggcccccgccgccccggcgCCGATCCGGGCCCCGGCGCCGATCCGGGCCCCGGCGTCGATGCGGGCCCCCGTCCCGTCGGTCCCGGCGTGGATGCGGGCCCCCGTCCCGTCGGTCCCGGCGTGGATGCGGGCCCCCGCCCCGTCGGTCCCGGCGTCggtgccgcccccctcccccgccgcctTCCGCTGCCCGTTCTGCAAGGGCAAGTTCCGCACTTGGGCCGAGCGCGAGCGCCACCTGCACATCCTCCACCGGCCCTGGAAGTGCGGCCTGTGCGGCTTCGGCTCCGGCCACGAGGAGGAGCTGCTGCGCCACCGCCGGGCCGCGCACGGGCCGGGGCCTCCCGGCGACCCCGACGAccccgacgacgacgacgacgacgacggcgaCGACGGCCAccccgacgacgacgacgacgaccaccccgccgacgacgacgacgaccacCCCGCCGCCGACGACCACCCGGCCCCGGAGCCCGAGGGGGGCCCTCCCCCGtctccgcccccggcccccgcgcccccgccggccccggaGTTCCGCTGCCCCGTGTGCGGCCAGGCCTTCACGCAGGCCTGGTTCCTCAAGGGCCACATGCGCAAGCACAAGGCCTCCCTGGACCACGCGTGTCCCGCCTGCGGCCGTTGCTTCAAAGAGCCCTGGTTCCTCAAGAACCACATGAAGGTTCACGCTAGCAAGATGGGGGCGCCGCGGGCCGCGGGGTCCGGCCCGAGCCCGGCCCAGGCCCCTCCGTctcggccccgggccccggcgcTCGGTCTGCTGGCCTGTGAGCCTCCGGGCCCTGCGCCGCTGCCGGCCCCGACCCCGACTCCCACCCCCCGCGAGCGCGGGGAGGCCCCGGGCCTGCTGGGCTACCTGAGCCTAagggcggccggggccggggccggggccggggccggggccggggccggggccaggtccaacggggagggggcgggggctgcgGCGGCAGGCCGGACCTTTGGGGGATTCCGCCCGCTGGGCCCGCCCTCCCCCGCTCGGGCCCCTCGTTCGTGCCCCAAGGAGCAGAAGCAGGAAGAGCCGGAGGACGGCTGGCCAAGGCACCGGGTGGCGGGGTCGCCGGCCTCCCTGCCCAGGGAACCCACTGGAAGCCCACCTCGGGCCACCGCCTCGCAAGGTAAGGAGCTCGGACACAGCTCTCTGCCCGGCCCGCCCACATCCTGCGACCCAAGGTCCTTAtcctgccccctgcccaccctcctctTGGCACCCCGGTTTGGCGTGAGTAGTGGGCTACAGATgacctcccccaccaccaccccgcgtgtgtgtgtgtgttacagaGGAGAACGGGGTGTTGGCGGGGAGGCCGCGGCCGGCAGGGGCCCGGGGGGCCTCGGGCAAAGACTGTCCCTTCTGTGGGAAGACCTTCCGCTCCGCGCACCACCTCAAGGTGCACCTGCGCGTGCACACAGGTGAGAGGGCGGGGCAGGGCGGTGGGAGCCCCGGGAGCCCCGGGAACCCCGGGAACCCCTAGAGCCGGCGACGGGCCACGGGACGGAACGGCCGGGGGAGCAAGGGTGAGTGGGCGGTTCGGGAGCTCCCTCTGACCCCTCCCGCAGGTGAGCGCCCCTACAAATGTCCGCACTGTGACTACGCGGGCACCCAGTCCGGCTCCCTCAAGTACCACCTACAGCGCCACCACCGCGAGCAGAGGGGCGAGCCGAGGGGCGAGCCGAGGGgcgagccggggccggggccggggccggtgcCAGGGCCGCCTCCGCCCCGGCCCCTTCGAGACCCGCCGTGTGCGGGCAAGCCTGCCGCCTGCGCCGAGGGAGGTCCTGGCCCTCGCCTCTCcaacccggccccggccccggccccggccccccgccagCCGGTCATTACCGGTCGGACCCTGCGCAACGGGCGGGGCGGGGAGCCCGAGCCCCTGGACCTGTCCGTGCGGCCGGGgccgggtggggaggtggggccggcggggctgggccggggcaCCGGGGCCGGGGGTGCCCTCCTCCGCTGCCTCTTCTGCCTGTTCGCCACCGGCGCCCCCGAGCTCATGGCCTTACACCGGCAGGTTCACCACGGACGGCGGGCCCGAGCCCGCCGCCCCCCGACGGCTCCTTCCCAAGGCCAAGGCCGCAGCCGCAGCCGCAGCCCcccgccgggagggggcgccgcGCTCCGGCTGCTCGGGGCTGAGGAACCCCGGCCGCTGGGCGCAGGCGCAGGCGCAGGTGCAGGCCCGGGGGGCCCGGACCCCTAGCGCCCCCTGCCGGGGAGCGGCTGGAGCGGCAcctccccggggcccggggcccggggcccggggcccggggccggaggggccACAGTGCCTTAGGGGCAGCCGAGGGGCCGACAAGCCTCGCTGGTCCGTAGCCGGGAGAGTTTATTTTTGTACCGGACAGAAGAGAGGGGAACCctaaccctctccctccccgcaggGACCCGTAGGCGTCGCTATTTTGGGTCCCAGCATTGTGGTGGAGCCGATTCTCCAATAAACGCGTGTCGGGCACGAGGAGCCGCCTCCCTGTTTCCGCCCGGCTCCCTCCAACCGCCCTGGAGGAAGGACGCCCAACGCCCCTCCCTCCCAAGGACTCTCGGGGGCCCCTGGCCAAGGGCTCGCCGAGTCGGTCGACAGATTTAATTTCCCAACGGGGGCTTTGGGGAGAAGTTACATGGAGGaggccccctcaccccctacccccgCTCGTTTGCATAGCTCGGTTTTCAGCCACTCTTCGGGCCCCAGGgtttgagagaggaagagaaagaatgcgttggggacggggagagggacaGATTGTCCAGAAGGACGTTCGGGACACTGGGGCAAGGCAGAGGTGAGATAGCCAGCCCTGCTCCGAcggtgggtggggctgggggagagaaggcaCCTAAGCGGcggcgggagggggagaagagaatgcGGGCGCCCGCCGTGCCCTAGTCGAAGATGTAGAACGGCAATGGCCCATCCGTGTCGCGGATTCCctcggcccccgccgccgccaccgccagtGACGATGCCTGCGGAGGCTCGGTCCTGCTCTCCTCTGGAAGACAAGGCCGAGAGCCGGgtgaggcggcgggggggggtggcggcccgaggccagaggggaaggaagagccaCAGAGTGGAGGGTGACTCACCCCAGGCTCCGGGTCACAGCGGGGTGATGGGGTCGCTGGAGGTGCGACTGTGGCTCTGGAGAAAGAGAGGCAAGGgtaaggtgggtggggggaatgacCTCCCTGGTTCCCTCTCGTCAGGCGAGGCCTTGGACCGCAGACCTCCTCGCCCCTGCACGTACAGATCCACCTTCCTGAAATACCCCTCTTTTTGGCAGTCCTCGTGAATAGGACTCTCCTCTGCTTTCTTCCATAGATTCCACCAGCTCTCCAGCTCCGGCGCCTACCCCTTCCCTCCCTACCTAGCCTCTTCTTTTCTTCAGGCTCAgtctctcttctttttttccaaCTCAGACTCTTCCCCAAGCTCTTCCTTCAGGTTTTTCTCCTCTGCAGAGCTTTGCTTCGTCCTCCAAtttgtctccctcccctcagcttGGAACCACCCCACAGCAACCTGTTTTTTTTCTCTGcttgttttcctcctcccccctcattttttcttctcctttctcagcTTTGATTCCCACCTCCTAGCTCTGCAACCTCTCCCTAGCTCTTTCTTCTACCTCCCTCATCGCCATTTCACCCTCTAGCTGGGTTTCCCTCCTAAAAACACCAGTTCTGCCTAGTTctatctctccttcaacagctttggccccctgcccttcctgtccctccagacctgactttccccatcaatcaatcaatcaatcatatttattgagcgcttactgtgtgcggagcactgtactaagcgctcgggaagtacaagttggcaacatatagagacggtccctatccaacagtgggacaTGGTCACATGTCCCTCAGGTCTGTTTCCTCAGTCCCAGAGGCTGTTAGGGGCTAGGCCTGTGGTCCATCCAGCCCTAAGAATTCACCGACGGAGGCATCAGGTTCCTTCCAAAACCCTATGGCCCATACTGGGCCTCTCCTCCAGGACTTTAGTCAATTCTTTGAAACTCTTGATCCTGCCCTCCCGCGCAGCTTCCGGTGGGAATGACGTCTGTGGGCTTGTCCCCACCGCATGAAGAAGtgttttcttttcctcatttGGAACCTTCTAACCGGGGCCACCCCTCATCCCAGTGGGCTGGATTTGGTGAGCAACAAATCCGTGTTTACTTTATCAACCCCTTTCATAGCTTGGTAAACTTCAGTCCCTGTTCGGTAAACTGGTCAACGGCTCTTCttctccctcagctttccccttctGTGTGGCTTCCAGGTCCTGGCTGTCCAGAGCCCACATTGGAGATTCTGAGCCCAGTAtctctggaagtccctcccccccaccatccctgcccaagggaCTGACCGGCCAGGGCATCCTTAAGGCCACGTTGTTTGCCTGGGCATGGGGGCTGCCACCCCGGTGGGGATCTGGTGTGCTGGAGATGTTCCTTGAGCCTGGAGGGGTGCCTCCGGACGAGTTGGGTGActcagaggctggagggaggagaaaccAGAGAGGCGGCTACAGGCAAATGGACAGTTGGAAAGGCTCGCCGATGAACGGACAGGCAGACCCCCTCCAGAGGGTTGGGGTCCCCAGGCTGCAGGATCGTGCCTGCTAATtccactgaactcttccaagttcttagtacagggccctgcacagagc
Above is a window of Tachyglossus aculeatus isolate mTacAcu1 chromosome 12 unlocalized genomic scaffold, mTacAcu1.pri SUPER_6_unloc_1, whole genome shotgun sequence DNA encoding:
- the ZNF219 gene encoding zinc finger protein 219: MEGSARPPPGSFDGALDLQRYSNGPGPGPGPGPGPGPGGGGPGPGGGGPGAGGGGPGPGGGGPGAGSREGGRRFPCPVCGKRFRFNSILALHLRTHPGSGTSRCPHCGHRAARRSLLRLHLRTHRPERPRSPAGRLLLELEERALRRLGRPAYGKAPAAPAPIRAPAPIRAPASMPVPASVPPPSPAAFRCPFCKGKFRTWAERERHLHILHRPWKCGLCGFGSGHEEELLRHRRAAHGPGPPGDPDDPDDDDDDDGDDGHPDDDDDDHPADDDDDHPAADDHPAPEPEGGPPPSPPPAPAPPPAPEFRCPVCGQAFTQAWFLKGHMRKHKASLDHACPACGRCFKEPWFLKNHMKVHASKMGAPRAAGSGPSPAQAPPSRPRAPALGLLACEPPGPAPLPAPTPTPTPRERGEAPGLLGYLSLRAAGAGAGAGAGAGAGARSNGEGAGAAAAGRTFGGFRPLGPPSPARAPRSCPKEQKQEEPEDGWPRHRVAGSPASLPREPTGSPPRATASQEENGVLAGRPRPAGARGASGKDCPFCGKTFRSAHHLKVHLRVHTGERPYKCPHCDYAGTQSGSLKYHLQRHHREQRGEPRGEPRGEPGPGPGPVPGPPPPRPLRDPPCAGKPAACAEGGPGPRLSNPAPAPAPAPRQPVITGRTLRNGRGGEPEPLDLSVRPGPGGEVGPAGLGRGTGAGGALLRCLFCLFATGAPELMALHRQVHHGRRARARRPPTAPSQGQGRSRSRSPPPGGGAALRLLGAEEPRPLGAGAGAGAGPGGPDP